The genomic window CCGCCAAGATTCGCGCCGCCGGCCTGAGCCCGTTCTTCGCCGACCGTCTCGCCCGCGGGCACTAGCGCCATGACCCCGCACCGATATCCCGGCGTCGCCGCCGGCCCTCGAGAGCGAAGCGCCTTCGGGGACGGCGGCAAACGCGCCCGTTCCACGCGGCTCCGAACTGGCGGCTTGGCGCCCGCTTCCGAAAGAGCTTCGCCTCGGGAATCGGGCGCCGCCGCCACGCGCGAGCGGGTGCACGAGGTTCACGCCGGTGAGCGCATAGACGGTTATCGCGTCGGCGAGCTGCTGTGCGAGGGCGGCATGGCGCGGTTGTACCGCGTCACGCACCCGCGCAGCCGCTGTTCGCTGGTGATGAAGGTGCCGAAACTCGGGCCGGGAAGCCCGCTAAGCGCGACCGCGGCATTCGAGAACGAACGCCAGATTCTCGCGCGCCTGCACGGGCCGCATGTCCCGCGGCTCGTGGCCGTGGGCGATCCGCAGCGGCGGCCATATCTGGTCATGGAATACATCGAGGGCGACACGCTCGCGCGCGCCAGCGCGCGGGCACCGCTACCCGTGGAGCAGGTGCGCGATCTGGGCATGCGGCTGTGCCGCGCGGTGCACGACCTGCATCGCCAGAGCGTGATTCATCTCGACCTCAACCCCGGTAACGTAC from Gemmatimonadales bacterium includes these protein-coding regions:
- a CDS encoding serine/threonine-protein kinase, with protein sequence MHEVHAGERIDGYRVGELLCEGGMARLYRVTHPRSRCSLVMKVPKLGPGSPLSATAAFENERQILARLHGPHVPRLVAVGDPQRRPYLVMEYIEGDTLARASARAPLPVEQVRDLGMRLCRAVHDLHRQSVIHLDLNPGNVRDRASGEMVLVDFGVAHHAALPDYLDSAFGEEEGTTPYIAPEQVRHVRTEPRADIYAIGAILYYLATGQYPHGRPNLLSLKRRLFEPAPPPRLVNPEIPPWL